Sequence from the Maniola jurtina chromosome 18, ilManJurt1.1, whole genome shotgun sequence genome:
TAGAAATCTTCATGAAGAATAATTTACTGTCTCTCCATTTCTGAGTGTTTTAGATTTActaaaaaacctaaatgtaTTGATGAGTGGCCTTAAAACAagataataatttcatattataatgcTGTTCGTATCCatctatgaatttttaaattttgttgcGCCCTTAGTGATCTATCTAggatacttaggtacctagtacttatcttagactagccgatgcccgcgacttcgcccgcgtgaatttaggttttttgaattcccgtggaaactctttgattttacgggataaaaagtagcctatatgctaatccaggatattatctatcttcattccaaatttcagccaaatccgtccagtagtttttgcgtgaaggagtaacaaacatacacacacacacacacacacacacacacacacacacacacacacacacacacatacaaactttcgcctttataatattagtgtgattaaagcAGCGGAGGCCAATCTTTAATTTAAGAGTACCTAGTAGAGTAGCTAGGTATCTTCAGTTAAGCTATTGAGGTTTAATATGACTGGGACCAGCTTAAGATTATCAAAACaatcgtaaattaaaaaataaaatccgtGCTCCCTGCTCTGGAGTGGCGGCCGGCGAGGGCGTCAAAGCGCACAACGGTTCACCCCCCATTTGTGGCACAGACTTGTGAAAAAGATAGACAAGAAACTTCtatagatataataattcatAGATTTACAATTCGATTTGAAGccacaaaaattattttaaagggTTAGGTTAGTATTATTATCCTGAAGTTTCTGAAAGAgcatcgccgagtttcttgctggttcttcttggtaggaacggcattccgaaccagtgctagattattttgacgattcaaaagcacttgtaaaagtttaattgaataaaaatattttgaatttgaatttaaatttgaatttcagttAGATAAGTTAGAACCTACCTAAGCTGAGAAAGATTTTAACTATTACCTGCTTATATttgcaattttaaaataaagttttaatctTTCTCTCTTTCTCTACGCGCCGCATGTTTGCGACATCTGCAGCTGCTTTCGTACGAAAGAAAGCCAACTAGTCGTCTTCGGGCGTGATTCATTTAATATCCTGTACGCGTCTATCCTGAGGACGActaaagaaaaggtggatggattgcgtgaaagaggatatgtgtatgaaaggggtagatgatacgttgatggatgacagaagagagtggaagaggaagacatgttgtgccgaccccacgtagggATAAGGTCTGGAAGAAGAAGGAGAGACGCGTCTATCCTTTTTCCCAAAGTCATTGTTCGCGGGTAGGTAACGCACTCGGTGACACCTCGCTGGGTCAAGTGAGGGGAGGGCGCTAATTCCGAGCGCGTGACCGCACCCCGCTGCACCCCCGCTCTGGCCAGAGCCGTTTTCCCGCCGGATTTGTGCTCCGGCTTGGTAACCATATACTAATTACGAAAAGTAGGACACTGGATAACCTACTACTACGTCTTACAGGGAATGGAAAAGACAATCTAGAGAACCTTATTGTCACGGCAACACTGAGGGCATAAGAACGAGAGGCCGCTTATCAACTGGGTGGTCTAACCAGCAGTGGGAGTCAAACACGTGCTAATTTTACAATATCATAAACACACCAATAAAAGATAGAACAAGCCCTATGTTTCGTTCGACGATGTTAGGATCTTGCCAGGACCGCATGATCTTCAGGAATGACTGGAAAGAGACACAGAGAACGTTCCTTACTTCTTGCTTtcttgaaattataattttttagatGATGATTGTGACTCGTGTGGATTTAGCTAAAAATcctctgggaactctttgactatAGCTTATATcacttttcatattatattcgTGCAAAAATTCAGCTCTATCATtagctccgttgcggcgtaatTTAacgataaatcaacaaacaaacaagcaTGATCAATTTACAAAACCAGAACACGTTCTAAGAAAAGCATTCTTTTGGACGCCCTAGTTaatacagtaaaataaaaagggCGATTTGGCGTCCTCCATCGCCGCCGCCCGATTAGCGGCGCCCGGGgaaattaaaagtattttattcaaGCATTTATTCCCTTTTTGTTTGTGTTGGTAATGCGGGGCGAGCGTGCGGCCGAGCCGTGTCCGCGTGACGGATGGGAGCGTATTGATAGCCCTGCAGCTTGTAGCTTATAACCAGTGAGCTAGTGGAAAACATGGAAAAGTTGAGATATTAACTTCTCGGGCAATGGTTCGATCTGAATCCGACTAAATATTCTCTCGCACGCACGCAGGTAGTAGTTTGCACTTCTCGACAACGTTGATTGATTTCGAGTGTCTAAACACTATGAATTCAGATTAAATAGAGCAGATTCTCTGTTTTGAGGTGAATTTTACACGGCATTTATCTACAATCAGCGTTACAAGCGggaaaattccaaaaaaaaaatgcctagTACTGATACTGTAGGTATTCGAGTTTAAAATAAGACCTATTGTGGTTTCATTTTTTTGGCGTCATATTTATATTGTATGATGTTctattacctacctagatgTATTACAAACAACTACCTACAAACTATTGCCTATCTACGTTTCTACCTACTACGTACTAAGGGTAACCACAAAGATCCTGGTTTTCAGACTCCTAAAAGAACGATACAATCTGATACATTTTAACATAAATCCCTGTAGGTACGCTACAGAATACAGATATCTAACTATTTAgcgtaagtaattaattaaaatacttgTGTAGAAAGCCATCCGAAAAATCTGTCATAACTTTTTTGTGCGACCTCATAAACCAGCGATCTACGAAGAACCTTCTGGCTGTCCATACGTTACGTACGTTCTCTGGGAAGATAGTTGAATTATGATTTTGTTATGCAGGGTAGGCATAATTTCCCACCAGCTCTTGGAGCCTATTGATAGCGGTGTATGTTATCACGACACGAGATGTTCAGCTCGCCGGTCGCCACTGCGGGATTATTGCggatgtaataaaattaacataacatCACTACGTGTAGATTTATTTGAGTTGATTTAAGAAAACTCTTGTTAGAGTTATAAGGTGTTGAAACCCGTGGTTGGAGCAAGCAAGTTCACGTTATTTGTAGCTTTCGTTgcattgatttagatttttttacctATCTTCGCTGGTAAAAGTAAGCTAAGTAACTTAAACCAGGTGAGCTAGTTAAGGGCTCAcctgtatcggaataaaaatcTCAAACATAGATAAAgtgcgagcgaagcgagcgtgaattttttacAATATTGCCCATGAAAGGCACgtttacttaggtattatatacctatacatatttgTATCCTTTTCGGCACCTCCCGAAATCAAATCTAAGTAAATATTCGGAATCTGATAAAATGAGCACGAATTTTTCGGCCCCCGGCCCTCGATacctatacttaggtatataaaaaaattctaacGCGCAACGGTGACGATAGGATCCTACCTGCCAATTTAtctaataactttttttacaactatgtattttatattttatgctcCACGCTTTTAAATCCAGGATTtggataataaattaagttcATTAGTTCGCGTATTGAAGCGCCCCTGGTGCGCGCCCTCGCCAAGGGTCGCCGGTTCTGATTTTTCTCATTTATTCGCCCTTCATCGGATCAAATTCGGAGATACCATTAACATCGTTTCACTTCGCGtcaaattatattaaatgtaGGTAAGTGAGTAGTCTGTCATGACGGCTGGCGTTGGGGTGCTTtcattcgtttttttttttaattttgctagtaggtacctacctataggtaagtactaagtaggtagcttGGTACCAATATGGAAGAAGCGGTAGGTAATCGTATTATGTATAAAGGTATCTGGGATAACACAAAATGAAAtcaagtaaagtaggtaccttaatcAGTGGTAGAGTAGTCAAAACTTCCACTCAACCTGTGATAGGTAGTCTTGATTTGTCATAAGCGCTATAATTTAGCCTAGAATTAGATATCATCAACCGATATAGACGTCCATTGCCCGACATAATAATTTAAGTCTCTTGTtgggactttcacacgccacggtcttgcaatGCGCCttctgaatccagtggctccctgcgactcgtttgatgccaTATTCTGTTCACCTAGTGAGGGTTAAGGTGAGGGTCTGATTCTTCCAACGTATTAGTCTATTTGCCTGAAAAAAAAGAAGTGTTTTATGTAATCAAGGGAAaaagtattaggtaggtacagttagtAACATGttaaaacataggtaggtattccgAGGAAGTATACATATATGAATTAATCATTTTCAAAGATATTCTGtgtataaaaactttaaaaagcctaatgtaaattattttcaataccTAGGTAGGAAGTTAAATATAGGTAAATCCACACAGACATTGCGTGCTTTGTGGTGAACAAAAACATCGCAACGAAACCTTTCTGAGAATCAATTTAACTCTCTTAAAGTTGAATAGGGGTTTGCCTGGCTGTAGAGTTTTTCTAGTCGACTGTTATGTTGCCTAATTAATTACACAGCGTCAATGgcctattaagtaggtaggtaagtagaagtacctatctacactacctaatattataaagaggaaaagtTTGTAGGAATAGAATCGGAAGAATCTATTCAAAagtcctacctacttacttgtaaaagcttaggtatctactattttaaatatttcgcacttcttctcggtaggaaagacattccgaatcagtggtagatacatttgacgattcaaaagtacctatgtagattgtaggtacctacttgtaaaactttgattgttttttttaaaattttactttttaaaagaaCTACGTTGAGAAAAACACGTCAGGTACTTACTTTCCTTACCTAATGGAAAAGGTTCGCACTAATCcgcaattttatataatttgttggtttatccccATACTAAgctcattttatttttgtgcaagGGTCAGATATGAGCTTTATACAGGAACGAGCGCGGCCGCCGCATGTGTTCAAACAACTTGCCCTTCGTATATTTTTGCATTGCTTGTACAAATAATATGGGGATTACGGGCACGCATGTTTGTTTAATTAAGTCAGATGTAGGTAGCTAAACAACCATAGCTACACCATGTAGATACCTATAATGCAAGTAGGTACccatttgaaaaattattacttGCGCGTTGAAGATTGgactaacccttctcattctgagaggaaacccgtggtTAGTACTAGTTGATGAAGATGATGGAGACTGTTTTCCTTCTTACTGAATTCTGGACTTGAGTGTGTGAATTCTGGACTTCAGTGTGCGAATTCTGACCAGTCATAGATAAGTAGGTTACCTACTTATTGCAATCTGGCTATAGCAAGACtgcatacctataggtatatgcAGTCTTAGCAATAAGAGTGAAATGGGAAATAAatgatacgtacctacctaggtacttacttacttacctaagtcATTTTAAGTGTTGATATTTTTAGTACGTACCTATTAAGTCAACCAAGTCAAATTGATTACCTAGGTATTTCAGCGAACCCTTCATCAAAACCTTTCAGTTCGTACCTACCTCCACACACTCTAATTACCAACAACGAGCTAAAAAAATACTTGACGCTCTTGTCGTGTTGGAAACCTGTCATTTAGAACATGTTTAGTAAGCAAATAGGTGGCAGCGTCACGACTACAGCCCTTTGCCATCGCGGCACGCACCCCCTTATATTTCCGGCGCTGCGATCCCTTTGATTGAATCAAAAATACCTGCCTACCCTACCTATAATCACGAGGGCTAAAGTATACCTGTTCGAAGGGCCCACTTTATTAATGCTCgtttgttatttttttcctcttaaattgtttttctttttagaaTAAGTATGAATTAACCCCTATGCCTACCTATTGTTCTCGTAAATATTGATGTGATATAAAATTATCATTACCTaccctacctaagtaggtacatatgtaTTTCTTCGTAAAGGtccatattttaattttgcacaAAAATCCTAATAGGTAGgaacttaggtaggtagctgCAGTACATTCCCATGTTCTGCACGCTGTTCTTCGCGAATCGCGCAGCACGTAAATAAACAGAGTTATTGGTAGTGATAGCGTTGATCAATGTTTATTTTCAGTATTTTCACAGCGGTCGGTTGCTAAAACGCCTGCGTCCCACgttaaacaaacaaaaagcaGAATATAGCAACGGCAAAATATTgcaaatacttaggtaggtaggtacatatcaaGTTCCGAGGCCATTCGCAGCATGCGCCTCGCAGAACTATGAAAATGTCGTGCCTCAGCATTCGACAGCCGGCACAACAGTTGATCCGGAACAGACATAGCTACACACACGCACGCTATACTCAGCATACAATAAAGCCGGGTGCCCGAGGGGCGGCGGAGGCGCCGGGGGACGAGAGTCGTTGTGACGAGACTATGCAGTTTGCACCGCGGCCTCTTCCAACCTTCACCAACTTGCGCCCGTGTTCTTGGGAATCGTTTTAAATTCAAGAACCGCAGAGCACTTTCCGAGCGACAATCTGCCTTATTTACAAGACCTACGAACGAAAATGACACCGGCAGGATACCATAAGTCATTTCGAAAACGACCGCGCTAACAGCTCGCCGCGAGACTTAAACCCTCGGCGAGTGACGGAAAGTTGAGAATCGCATAAATAATTCAGAAATAGCAGGCGACCTGGGTGTGAGTGCGGAGGTGAGAAATACATTAGTGGTACCGTTTTCCATTGGTCGTTGCTCCTGTGTTGATATTAAGCAGTCCACGTGGACTGCTCCGTGGTTGCTTGTCTCGTTTTTTTCGGCGGGTGGCTCGCTATCCATCCCATTCTAATCTACAACGAAACTTGGAATGTCATGTCCGGAGTCGTTCAGAAAGTCGTGAGCGTGCATCGTGCTTCGAACTTGGACTTTATTACAAAAGAGAGTATGTTTATACAGGCGAACTTCTACATTGcatttaattgttattattttatggcTCAGAGTGGAACTGAGCCTTTACTGCtttatgtttttataatgaTGGAATATTGATAAGCATTTTTAAGTCAATTAAGGTTGTAAGCTAAAAGCGGTTGTTGCTACATTTAAATTATCGTCCGGCATTCAAATAACGCCATTTTTTCGTGTCGGcacgattttatttataaattatattattattgtgttatgggtgaaaataaaaataatgaagtgTGGGCGATATACTTatacgtatacctacttaatacatgATATCCTACAGTCCATATCGAATTAGTAAATAAGTAGGACACAATTCACTCATTTAGTTACGGACATTGGTGAGCTAGATAGATATctatctaggtacctatctagataggtacttaaaagTTTCATGAAGGTGTAAAACTGTGTAAGATAGAgtggttttaatttataattcagCACATAAATAGacctttttaaaattaacaaaataccTATCAAGTTTagatatttaggtataatataccttgtcattattataggtaggtgcctacttatTAATCCTATACTTTCTAATCCTATATTACGTTCATATATGAACGCCTACAAAAtctgttttttacccgactactgctgcagcaaagccaaaaggacaataattaattaatcgtaAGCCTgggttaattttgtatgggattTGAAACAGTCTAGCtcctttttatttgaatttagaTTTCGGTACCTCAATCTTGTATCGTTGAGCCATCTTTGAATTATTATAGAAAACTTAACGGAAGAATTTCTTCTTGAATGAAGATGAGTCATCTAGTGGCCAAGTGTAACATTATAATCTCGTAGTTCAACCTATCTTCAATAGATGGCAAcctgaaaaaaatatgtatccAGTTTTCgcattattaatgataatattttcagctttatattaataatgcacagataggtattttttattaaattgcaaaAGTATTCTACAttccataaaaaataacatgaaaTTTTTGTATACGGGCTGCTATCATACTCTATTGCATTCTCTATGGACTTTATTTGTCAAGTTTGATTTGACAGTGACAATTTGTGACACATGTATTGTAGCATTGTTGAGGTTAAGGTCAATAAACTGTGTTGTTAATGAAAATCGAAacctcaataaaaattaaaaacagacAAGTTTGCCTAAGTGGGGGAGGACCCGGGGGACATTTGAGTTTGGTCTTTTTATAGGAATAGGgaataggtagttaggtataattttggatttggaatgTGTCACAGTAGGTAGCTGGCGTATTGTTATGATTTCTCCCAGATTTCGCACTTCTCCAGTCTCCACtgcagctttataatattattacagatCAAAGACTGCAGCAGAGTGAACTAGGTACTGCAGTAAGTTGTCTCTGCTTTtcgaattttaatattaagaacttatgtatattacatttttcaaacagctgaatacttaggtatacaagtttttaaaatcaaCATGTCTGTGGTGGTGCGCTATTTCTGattcattaattatttttagcaaCAGTAAGCTTTAAATAAATTGCCTTCTTACCTTTGATCTTAATCTTAATTAGATATTAAAATAACCATCAAATGTTTTTCAGATGATACAATGTCTCCAAAAGTAATTTTGCTTTTCAGTGGTAAGAGAAAATGCGGCAAAGATTTTTTAACTGATCGTTTAAAAGAAAAGTGAGTACATTACAGTACTGTTGTTGTTGCTTCTCTATGGCTCCTTGTACTGCAGTTTGACATTTTGCTTTATGACTTACTATGTAGACAATTACTGTTGAAACTgctggatctagaaacttgagattctCTATAATATTGTAGACCCTCACTAAAAAAGAATTTACCAAAATTCCATCCAAACAGCGTGGggcattattaaaaataaaataccaggATGAGTttagaataattatattaaactagatgatgcctgcaacacCTGTGGGATCTCCTTGTGGgaaatcctgtgggatctcTTTTATTTGCCTATTAAAAGTATAACAATGTGCATCTCCAGGATGGTACCAAGTAGAATGTGTGATACAAGAAAGATGCCTGgaacttcgtccacatggattttaaaaatcccctttTAAAAGATTTTCCAGGACCAAAAGCAGCTATTGTTcttctccggaatgcaagctctcagtaccaaatttcatcaaaataggttaaacagatggacagTGAAAAGCCAGCAGGCAGCCAAACAGACACActcacatttgtaatattattatacatatggATATGCTAGAGATTTGTACACAGTAAGGATTTCTGTATTTATGAGGAGCTAAAAATATGTGAAGGCTGTCTATGTATTAAAAAACAGTATTTCACCTTCTTTAGAATTCTTTACATCTTAATTCTGATATATTGTAACTCTTGATATGTCTAATTGTATAAgatatataataaaatcaaaatcatttattctcATTGGGTATCATTGTACATTTTTTGACTGTCAAATTGTTTGTTAAGTGAATGCACCTCTAATATGGTTTTATTGACTGTTGCTTATAATACTGTTTTAGATTTGGTGATAAGTGTGAAATAATAAAGATATCTAAGCCCATCAAAAACCACTGGGCCAAAGAGAACAATCTGAATCTAAATGAGTTGCTGAGCGATGGTGAATACAAGGAGCTGTACCGACTAGCGATGATCAAGTGGAGTGACGAGATGAGGGAAAAGGATTATGGTTGCTTTTGTAGGGCTGCTTGTGAAAATGGTATATTCCActtttttgcaatatttttagtAAGATTTTAATAGAAAGAATACTCATCTATAATATCTTCTTctatttttcttctttcttcttcttcaaaTTCTTTAAagtaagagagagagagagtagaATCAAGGCTAAGTAAATCCACATTCATCTTCCACATCTTCCACACAAGTCTTAACATCTTATTCTGGCTGTCCAAGGTTAAATATCAGGCACACATCTCTAcattttcggagctatgtgcgtgaagcaattaaatatcacttgctttaatggtgaaggaaaacattgtgaggaaacctgcattcatcagagtttgtatttttatttagggttctgtactttaaaaagaaaaaaggaatcgttataggatcacttcgttgtctgtctgtctttgtgtctgtctgtcaggaaacctagagggtacttcccgttgtcctagaatgatgaaatttggcaggtaggtaggataGCACAAGGAAAGagtaaaatccgaaaaccgtgaatttgaacatcacaaaaaaattaaatgtgttcatcaaaaaactatgATGGAGAAactatcatagtttttttttgatattaacaatacttctacaaacaaagttagttttgctgTTTGTAAACAAaaggcagtttcattaaactcataccccttgGTCAGTTTCTTCACggatcgtactggaacgcta
This genomic interval carries:
- the LOC123874450 gene encoding phosphomevalonate kinase isoform X1; protein product: MCHNQRLQQSELDDTMSPKVILLFSGKRKCGKDFLTDRLKEKFGDKCEIIKISKPIKNHWAKENNLNLNELLSDGEYKELYRLAMIKWSDEMREKDYGCFCRAACENAVDKPIWIVSDIRRATDVQWFKETYGDLIRTIRLIADEETRIERGFQFKPGVDDVASECGLDNYNEWDLVINNGKERQSLEEQLSSIVALIPNL